The nucleotide sequence AAAAAACAATCAATCACCACTCTTCGCCCAAGCATCGTGGAGACCGATTCGCCCTGGTATAGCAATATCCAGGGCCGGTAGACCACCAATGTATACTAAATCACTATCGAAAGGAGGGGCTTGTAATCGTATAATGCAGCCTCTGATTCTCCGCGTAGTTTCCAACCTTGAATAGACTATATTGTTGTATTTTTTCctggtttttttcttggcgttttttttttcattagATATTTAGTCTGATCGTGCATGTTGTTGAACAGGTATTGTTACAGTAACTATTTCAGTATACATGTAGATGTCAAAAAGTGAGCGCGTGTGACAGCAGTATCCCCAGGGAAATTGAGATCTGGTGCTGAGCCAGCTGACGATAGAGATTTCCGCCCCATGCCCTACGAGAGGCGAGTGCTAGCACTCATTTTGACGTTAGATAATACTACCTGACGATAGAGTGCTCAAGTGGCGCACTGTGTAGGAAGAAGCACAAGAAGAAGCCACAAGGCTCCGCTGTTACGGTAGTGCTTCGGAATCCACTTTTGCATGTACCCGCCCGGTATGCTGGGGGTTTGCAAGGTATCTCTACTGACTAAGAGACATAGGGGCAGCTAACGCCACTGTTCAGTCGCAGGCAGTGACGCCAAGATACCGAAATAGACGGACGGATTTTGATCGCCACCAAAGAAAGACCTATGGAAGGATTCCTTGGGAACTTGTAATTATTATGCGCTGATGTAGATATGTATTTGTCGGCCCCCGCCCACAAAACCCCGACGTACCGGGAAGGAAAGCAGGCGCGTTTGGCGACCACAAAGTTCCGGAGAGTTTTCCAAAGTTTGCCGGGGGTTGGCGCAAGATACCGTACACATCTTAGTGTGTATCTAACCTACcaagcctacctacctatgttgCTAGGGTAGCTTACGGAGTACGGAGTAATTACCTAGCTTGTTAGCCAATGCATGTAGTAGAACACATAGGTAACCTACTAAAACTAAAACGACAAGACATTGGTCACCGGGCCAGCTGGTGCTTGGAACCTCCCCATCTTGTACATTCGCGGCAGGGATGAGGTGGCATTTCGGGCCTGAAAGCACGCATAAAAACACCTCTCGATCCAAGTCCAAGTCGTGCGGATGCATGCCTTCTGACCACGAATGCAACATAATTTACGTAAACCAGTCGTGGTTGAATCCGGCCGAGTACCCGAACTGAGCAAGCCGAGTTGTCTTAACGTGTCGGGGGTGTCTGTATAGACACCGAGAAGGGTTAGGTACTGTAGGTGTGGTATCTAGGTaagaaggaagaaaaaggaaaaaaataagGGGCTGCAACGCTCCCTaaccacccaagccgccttcTTTTTACCTCGCCCATAAGCCATCCGCCCGCGTGGATTTGTAAGGCCTTTTTTTCACACCAAATGATTCCCAGATGGAACACGTCTGTCGCGGAACGCtacgccccccccccccccccccctgaaAATGGCGGGCACACCGACAGACGAGACGATTGCGTGATTGCTCATCATTCTGCCCTTCCAGAAGCTTATTGAAGACGCAGTGTGGTTATTATGAATTAGTCAGTGTTAGTGTTTCTAAGCCGCTTTAAAGCCAAGGTAACCGGGGGTACTTTGTTATGGTTAAAGAAAGCTGGCCTTTTCCCCTGAAGGCATTGGTTGTTATTTATTCCCTGCCTTGAGGACTACATTAAGTAGTTGCACGCCCGCCCGAAACCTCCAAGGTGTCATTAACCGTCTTCCACACTCATATCGCGGATCTAAGATTACTGCCCGTGCATTACAGACACAACAAAGGCCTCTCAAAGAACCACAAGAGAACAGGACCAGAACACCACGGCTACGCTTCCTGCAAGAGGGATAGGAAACAGGCACGTTTTCAAGTGGTTGATCCATTGGGTATCGTGTGTGTTGGCATAACAGAAATCATCAGGGCCCCATTTACGAGTCCGCATAGCTCCATATTGGTCTCCGTCCGGTcctgacagaaaaaaaaaaaaaaaaacttggcaGAGTTGGCTTTGTCGCGGCACAGGGGTGAGACGCAGAGACATATATCAGAAGGGCCTTTTGTTCTTGTGACCCCCtacctctttcttttctctgcGACGCCGGGGGatcaggaaaaaaaggaaaggaaaagaaagctgTCTCCGGATTTTTGACACTGAGAGCTTGGTGCATCTCGActtttcttcctttgttCGTTATTTTTTCCATTGGCGACTTGACCCCGCCCCCACCAGTTGGTTACCTTGCCGCACAAGCAATGACGGCTTCAAATCTCCACGAACAGGCTCCTGCTGTGGCGGCCGTGgcacaccagcagcagcaacaacagcagcagtcaTCCCGAGGCTTCGCGACCCGAGCTGTCCACGCCGGTAGCTCACCCGACCCAACGACCGGAGCGGTCATCCCAGCCATCTCGCTCTCTACGACATTCCGACAATCGGCACCATCACAGCCCGTCGGCCTTTACGAATACAGCCGCAGTGCAAACCCGAACCGTGACAACTTCGAGGAGGCCGTCGCTTCCCTCGAAAATGCCCGGCATGGCTTCGCCTTCAGCTCAGGCAGCGCCACCACAGCCGTGGTGCTCCAAAGCCTGGCCAGTGGCTCCCATGTCATCTCGGTCTCGGATGTGTACGGCGGAACGCATCGTTACTTCACACAGGTCGCCCAAGCACACAATATCGAGGTGACCTTTAGCCACGACATTGTTGCCGATGTGGGCTCGCAAATTCGCCCAGACACCAAGCTCATCTGGATTGAGTCCCCCAGCAACCCTACCCTGAGCTTGGTCGACATCCGTGCCGTTGCCGATGCCGCCCACGCGCGCGGCGTCCTGGTCGTCGTCGACAACACCTTCCTCTCCCCATACATCCAGAACCCGCTAAACCTTGGCGCCGACATCGTCGTCCACAGCGTCACCAAGTACATCAACGGCCACAGCGATGTGGTCATGGGTGTGGCCGCCTGCAACGACGACGCCCTAGCGAGCCGCTTGCGCTTTCTGCAAAACGCCATCGGCGCCGTGCCCTCGGCCTTCGACTCGTGGCTAGCTCACCGTGGACTCAAGACGCTGCACCTGCGTGCTCGCGAGGCTTCGCgcaacgccgccgccgttgctGCCTTTCTCGAGACCAGTCCTTACGTCATCTCGGTCAACTACCCGGGGCTCGAGTCCCACCCGCAGCGGGATATTGCCCGCCGGCAGCACCGCGACGGCATGGGAGGTGGCATGCTGTCATTCCGCGTTAAGGGTGGTTTGGTTGCTGCCGACAGCTTCTGCAGTACCACGCGTGTCTTCACATTGGCCGAGTCGCTGGGCGGAGTCGAGTCCTTGGTTGAGTTGCCCAGCGTCATGACCCACGCAGGTATCCCTCGCCAGAGCAGGGAGGCCGTTGGTATCTACGACGATCTGATCCGCATCAGCTGCGGCATCGAGGAGGCCGAAGATCTGGTGGCCGATGTCAGGCAGGCTCTTGAGGCTGCTGCTTTGGCCAGCAAGCTACACAGTAGCAGCGGCAACGGCAATGGGCACTGATGGCCCAGTGCTTCCAGCTGTTGATGACGGTAATGACGGTTTTGTGAATTTAAAATTTTGGATTTCATTTCGGCAATACGTCTGGGCGCGATAGTTTCGCGTACTGGAAATTGGCATTAGACTTATCGGCATTGCTAGATATACAGTAGATGAACCCGGGGCTCCTTGATGAGAGACGCGGCAAATTTCAACAAGAACTaaataaaagaagaaaagaaaagaaaagacgagAATGATTGATAGTGTCCAAAAGTTACGAAGTGACAGAGCCGAAAAAGAGAGCCAACTTCTATCACACTGTGGCTGGTGCAACGCAGGGGGAGCGTAGACGAAGTAGTAACGACGATGACACCAATCGAGTCGTCAATCGGATCAAGCTGATAGCGGTTCCACATGATTATTGGCCATCGCTTCTGCTTCTGTTACACGGTCACCATTGGGTAATGAAACTTGATTGGTAAATGATAATGTCGTTGCCCAGACGTCGTTTACAAGCTACTGGGGTGAACGCAAGAGCTTGAACGTTCAATGTCCCCTCCCATCACGATCCCATCACGCTCGAGCTAGCAAAAATACTGTAATGGAGACACAGATCTAGTCTAGATGATTAACAGATCAGAAAATTCATAACGTATATATGCAACTCCTTGCTTGTATGCGTCTTTTTAATGCCATAAAATCGAGAAAGGCTACCCTCCGAAGGGTGGCATGAAAACTGACATGGTCTAGCTGGCAGAAGATGCAAACGAAAACGAAAAACCAAGAAAGATCCAGAGATGTGAATACGCCGTATCGCCTGAATGAAGAGCCTTTACACAATATGTGCAATGTACAAGTACATGAAATTTCATTATACATGCCACGAAATGTCGCGGAATAAAACAGTAAAACAGGAGCCTGCAGGTTGCACCTGTGTAGAGGGGGCTGGTCTATCCAGCCCTACGTAAGCCCTCAGCTGCCAGAATTGGGACCTCGACATCCCTGAGACCAAGAACGCCCTCGCCACGTCGTCGGTCAACAAATGAGTTGCACTCGCTGACGACTAAGCTCCATTCGGCAAGCGCACGCCCTGCATAACGTGAGGTTGTTTTTTGTGTTCCCGTAGGCTCGACGGCTATGATTTTGCTTTCCCCATGTTTGGGTTTTGGTGGCTCCAGACGTCGGGTTTCTGACTTTAGGACGGCAGTCGTAGAATTCTCAAAAGGAAGCTCTCCAATCAACCTGAGCTCACTCGAGCTGGAGTCACCACCAAATGAAGGCCCCCCGCGGGGCTCCAAGCCAGGAGATAGGCACTGCTGCGTGGTGTCGTCCAGATCAAACTTCCTTTGGGCATTCCTGGCCTCTGAGATCAAGCCGCCCTGCATCCAGCCCGATATGGCCCTGGTAGATGGCGGACGACCTGGAGACAAGGGAACAGTATCTTCTTCGTCACAGTAGCCCGCCGACGCCAGTTTCGAATTGACTCTCGCTTGTGCTGGAGCAGGCAGCCTGGGCCGCGTAATGACCTGTTCTCTCAGATAGACGGGCACGCCGTGGTGCCATGGTATGTTCTGGAGTGTGAACCTGAAAACGTACTGCTCCACGTCAAAAATGGCCACAGAACCAGTCGAGTCCGAGCCTGGGGACGGCGGGGCTCGGCTTGGATTGTCGTCTTTGGGTGGGAGGGGTGGGCCTTCGGAGGACTGTCGTGAGTTGGCCGTGTCCCTGCGCGTCTTTTCCAGCTCTTCGCCATAGTTTCGCGGTCTGCCCTCACTGCCCGGCGCGTTTAGGCCTCGCAATTTCCCCAAAAGGGACCACCGTTTATTGGACTGTGCGTCCCTTACGTTGTCAACGCTATCGCTTTCCGTCCCAAATTTTTGTGAGTTGTAGCCGTCGAAGTCCCTAAATTCAGCCTGCGGATGCGGGTTGGTTCTTTGAGGGCTCGCCAGGAGACCTTGATGTGATGCTCCCATGACCTCGTTGCGAACGATCATAAACCGTTTGCCTGGCTGTGGCGGACTAGGGGTTGTCGAAGGAAGAGCCGACGCCGACCGCTCTGCCTTTTGTTTCAACCAAAGGTATTGCGAATATGTGTCCCTGAGTCTCTTAGAGACCAAGATCCAGATCCGAGTATCCAGTTCATTCGAGCTCCCGGAGTCACGGCAAATTCTCCAACAGAGGAGTCTCAGATAGTATGCCCGGACCATAGGACACCAGTTGCAGAAGAATTTTGCGAAAACCTCCTCCTCAAGTAGCCAATCCACACACAAGGCCTCCTTCCGACTCGGATCCGCCGCTATTATATCCCATGTTGAAAACAAAAACGACAGAGTTCTTATCTCGGACATGGTATTGTTATTGGAGAGCATCCTTTTACAGACGTCGAACCAGAAGGTCCAATCGACATAGCCAATCAGGGGAGGGAAGGTCGGAATTTCAGCGTCACCAGGGCTAGAGGGGGCCACATGGTAGATCTGGAGAGCTTCCTGGAGGAAATCACACAATAGGTGCTGCGCATTGTGATCATACTGGCCCGTCCTCTTGGTGGCAGCTTTCGAGAGGCGCATAAAGGCTTCGGCGAAAGCATACCGCGCCCCGCTAAGACAATTAGCCGTGGATAGGAAATCTCTCAGTAGCATGATGATGCAGTTCTCATCCATGCCACGAAACATATTTGCATTTGGGAGTAACGGTCCCATGTGCGTAAGTGCTGCGTCAGCCCCATGGATGGATTCGGGGAACGACGGCCGCATCAGAGCCTCGAAGGCAACCTGGCGGTTGATGGTATCGTCGAAGATGGAGAGCAGCTGTGCGTGTATGAGTACAAATGCCGGTGCGCGTGCTTTCTCGATAAGGGGCAAGCCGGCTGGCATAAACTCCTCCGAAATGATGTAGAAGTGTTTGCAAAAGACAAAGAACAGGTTGGTGTCGCCACCACGCCACCTTGACACCCATGGCCCATACCACGGAATGTGGAGCGTCTGAGGTGGGAATTTAGGGGGACGTCGAAGTTTTTCTGTCAGGGTTTTGACGGATGAGTAGCCTAGTGAGCCCAGGCTCGGAGGGAAGAGAGCAACGATATCCTCGCTTTCCCCAAGGCTCGTCCGGGGCAGCCCGAATTCATCCACAACCCTAGTGATGAGACTAGGCTTTGCGTCAAGGCCCCACAGGCGTACGACTATCTGCGCTACGCCCGGAACAAAGAAGAATCCATACGCCAAAGTCTTTCCTGCAAAGGTGACGAGAGCCTCTGGGGTTTTCCAGTGGGAGAGCTTGTTTATGACGACGGCGAGCTGGCTAAGCAAATTTGATAGAAAAATGTCGTGTACATTTCGCTCCGTCGATCGAGCGATGAATGAGGTGTC is from Pyricularia oryzae 70-15 chromosome 2, whole genome shotgun sequence and encodes:
- a CDS encoding cystathionine-gamma-lyase, translated to MTASNLHEQAPAVAAVAHQQQQQQQQSSRGFATRAVHAGSSPDPTTGAVIPAISLSTTFRQSAPSQPVGLYEYSRSANPNRDNFEEAVASLENARHGFAFSSGSATTAVVLQSLASGSHVISVSDVYGGTHRYFTQVAQAHNIEVTFSHDIVADVGSQIRPDTKLIWIESPSNPTLSLVDIRAVADAAHARGVLVVVDNTFLSPYIQNPLNLGADIVVHSVTKYINGHSDVVMGVAACNDDALASRLRFLQNAIGAVPSAFDSWLAHRGLKTLHLRAREASRNAAAVAAFLETSPYVISVNYPGLESHPQRDIARRQHRDGMGGGMLSFRVKGGLVAADSFCSTTRVFTLAESLGGVESLVELPSVMTHAGIPRQSREAVGIYDDLIRISCGIEEAEDLVADVRQALEAAALASKLHSSSGNGNGH